In Sander vitreus isolate 19-12246 chromosome 4, sanVit1, whole genome shotgun sequence, the genomic stretch tgaaaCACAAGACAGATACATCTTAATAGTTATGATTAAGAAAATACAACATTTACAAAACCCAATCAGGTTAGCTAATGTCTTTAAACTTGTAcaaacatatacattttttacgTGTACCAAAACTTTGCAAACAAACTGTTagtgagaaaatgaccctacttctcacttgctacttcagtaaacatttttataGTGAGTTTATGGCCAAGTTTaaagtctatttctgtgagagaaacattgcacgctgctacagtttgctgttCTGCCGCATCGCAGATTGAaaagcacacctgactacaggagccaTTTAGCTCACACTTAAACAGGATTAATggtcctgcggaggctccacgcagagctttcacctTAGCCCACGTAAGGCCTAAAGTTTATACTTGTTGCTGGTGTGTGCATTGGTCTCAGCAGGGCCGGTatgtgtgcgtggggagtgtgtggtagagcaagtgagagagtgcttcagagcgagtagcgactctagattCATAGTGAGAgtaacaaagtgtctccccctgtgctttctgaccacatttttggtgcaaatgttccaccaaaacaacttccttcccgagactattttgcagagccactgtcgctgcgtccagagcttagtgccacccaaggcgattgtgattggattCTTTGGTTTTTCTCCTATGCAGGAGTGTACACTTGAAGGGGgccaatgcgagactattgGTTAGCTTTTCCTCCTATGACACACAGAAATATCCTTAATGAGAAAAGTGTTGGATTGATTTCTGCGGAGAAACACCGACCTGCAGCCCATGAAGCAGCACAGTGTTCCTGGCTCTCTTCACTGATGCCAGGCCCGTCGAGGCGGCCTGTGCCGCCAGCATGATCTTACAGTAGGTGTAGAGCAGCGTCAGAGCCACGAAGGACAGGTACAACCCGTCAAACACACAGTTCTTGTAGTAGATGGACTGATGGCGGAAGAGAAGTGGGTGGTCGCAGAAAATGGAGGTTCGGAAGAAACTCAAAGGCTGGTAGACGAGGGTGATGAGGAGGTCGGTTGCGGGCGGGGCGGCGGTGAGGATGAGGATGACGCCGATAAGGAGGAGGGTGCGAGGGACTGTGCACATCTGGCCGTAGTGCAAAGGGAAGCAGATGGAGATGTAGCGCTCCACTGCCATGCCGGCCAGGATGAGAGGGGTGGAGCGGGTGGTGAGGACCGCCGTCATGATCTGAGGGAAGCacagaggtggaagaagaaCTCAGgtctttcacttaagtaaatgtagcaATAGCACAATGTAGAAATaatctgttacaagtaaaagtcttacACTTTTGGGGCGCCAAAAAAATACTCCTAAGataacccgttctcactcccagcgtGTCAAAAACCAGCGCTTGTTCAAGGGCTTTAGGGTGTtagttactgacgcaaaaagtctacTCTAGCGTCtttatggaacgcaccgggcatagCAATAGCTCGACGGCAGCActgtaagatgatgtagtataAAGAGCGTCAAAGGTAGCAAGTAGTACGAAAGCAAAGCCGGTCTACAGAAAGcctttccactccctattcatccccattgtaccaaatttggttgcagttccaccagagttccactgggggtgatcacggtccagtgccAAACtcaatgggactctatggagctggACGGCTAAATtagtctctttcgcctgattgtcgttgagaaatctcagatttgattgtagtttttgtaagttcaacatggattataggttgaaagttgaatgaacgagtacttgtgtccttttgatttcttacaggttgagtcgttgttgcccataacacgctagcattctgctaatgaatgctgattggtcagtgaaggactgattacgatcagagatcccgcttgacggcatccgaagcggaaccagaatgtcagagtgaatatttcggcgtggtctttaaaacattagcaaacctctttctagcacgtgtattaacagggagaggctaacctgtcagctgtgttgttgatgcctcgagagaacaaaggaagcgactcagagcttgccgtaaagcagtatctctggccgtatatgtgtatgacgtcattgactttttagaacaaaaaagccactttaaaaaacatctaacacccagcagtgtgtattttcttagcgtCCCTTTCGAATGCACCATTGAAATTactagaaaaaaaatgatatcatgagaaaagtggattttgaggggtatagctccatagagtcccattcattctgcactagcctgtgagcgccccctatatggaactctggtgaaactgcaaccagttcagaatccggaagtaacgagagagtggaacttcttcccttattagaaattctttgtacGAAAGGCTGAAGATCTGCGTAAGGACACAGGTTAAGTTGGTGGATGTGTCAAACAACACatggactttcacccaggaaacaggggTTCGTGTCCTGTTCTCGTCCTGCATGTCACTGAaacttacatatttttttaccccacccaccatctttcaCTAAGCTTAACTAAGTGGTTTGTGCATGTTGAAAACTGATGCCAAGTCTCCTGACCAAATGGGTACCCCAGAGCGTCAAATCAAGCCATGGATGGGATTACATTGGAATTAGTGAAAAGGCCCCTGTGTCTGACTtagatgctaaaggagactttttgcatcagtaactaacgccaaaggcacctgatcAAGCTTGGTTTTGACGTGCTGGTAgtagtgagactgtgttgtttttctaactctctttcttttctccaaaggaaaactttatcatcatctgttttatctaaaaagacaaACTCCGTTCTGTTCATCTcactttcattttaaaagaaaaggcaATTCATTACCAAAAGGTAACATTTTTATGTGTAAATGATACgataaaagatcgatacttggcgtccgtgtatcgatataatattgccaCCGAAGATACTATGTTGTATATCCCCACCCCTAATTATTTGGGAAAAATAGGAAGTGACATTGAGTTAAGGACTTACCAGAAAGCAGCAGACGGAGGCGTGGATCATCCTGAAGATATAGCTGACCACGTAGAGAGCCGTAACGaggctgagctgcagggcgTCGTTGATCACCATGGCGATGAACATGATGTACCGCGGGTTCTCATAGAAGAGACTGCAGTCAAAGATAAACGGGAGCTGAGCGAGATGGCAAAAGTGTTTTTCATTGCTTATTTTAGTTCCTTAATTTCCttcgggattaataaagtatctatctatctatctagtttTAGTTTACTATAATAGTTCTGCGGGATAGTTAGGATGAACAAAGTGTCTTAGAGCAATGTGCTTATGTAGGAAATTACTTTAGTTTACATGAGGTCAAATCGCCTTTTCATGTTTTAGTGTtcaactttttgatattaatgaacgtccgttacattcaagccattgccaaatgagttgctacaaagctaattacgaggtcacggaaggcttgtatcatgtggacgcgccgacagttttgttgtcattattcaCAGTGCAGATCCATTTTTGCTACatgactgaagcgtggtgtcgcgacgacatacatccatggttgatgctccacgcccttgaccggcagctgactggacgaacgcgtcacgtgggtctggctactcccgaatttcaaaatgaacatcatggtggctcgttgagaatacgatctcgtattttatcgaaaatagttcaccgaaacgtgtttctgaaaacattttaagcgagaaataggccatacagttgctgaatctgtcttcatttcagatcgacaaaggtcagtttgaaagatttttgtcTACTTCTATTGGATAGTCACATCGCGTTCAATggattaatttgcataaagatgggcgcATTTTTTTGCGTtaaagtcgcttgacgtcacccataggaataaagtggagTGCGGCGCGACAGAAGCGTTGCACGGCCAGGTGGTTCTGCACGGTTAGACTTCCTCATTGGGGCTATAGAAactatgcactaaagctttaacaaagaagagaagtttttttttttttttaccacagctGTATAGAGATTAATGGCAGAAAGTGTACACTTGGAGTAATTGATAAAAGGATTCATACACGTTTTGTTTCTGTCACCACATTTAGGATGCTGCTATTAAATCATGTTGAACATTATTTGATTAAACACAGCATGACACAGCTCAtcatgtgtgtttgcagaaTGTGACAAACATGTAGAAGCGTGTCTACCTGTTTCGAAGGAAGGTGTGCACCATGCTGCCGTTGATGACGCTGAGGGCGAGCCACACCAGCATGGCCACTATGTTCTTGGTGAGAGCGTTAGAGAAGCTGTCTTTAAACTCTGCCACAGCGCCCGCTGTCAGCGCAGAGCTGCTGTTACTCATCAGCAGCTCCAGAGGGTTCGCCATCTCCGCCTCACAATCTGAAGCAACACAGAGAGGCAAGCTGAGGTTTTACAGACGAAAAAAAACCTCttcttttcatgttttgtttgagGGATGCATTTTGATTTCATGATAATAGCCAATTGGGTACCAAACAATTGTAGACACACTATAAGGCACAGACTTTAAACGTCTGCACACATCAGGGTGcattttttggtcattttttaaaaaaagaacatattggtgatgtaacgatacactcaATTCATGATATGATTCAGGATTTTAAGTTCACATTACGATCTCTTTttgacagaatgagctgcagacaaatgacttaaacatacagtattccTTTATTTCTATGAACTgtgtaaaaaacaacagatgtttCCTCTTGTCAAAAGTGCAACAgatattgtattttatcttaaataacaaacaTTAAATACAGAGTTAATAATtcgattttaaaaacaaatcccacatcaaaataattgaataaatataaatataataataataatatataaatctcttcaaataaataaactaagaacacgtagtgacgtctgaagtcaaacaagtgaaatctaaAGTTGATTACGCCCTGGgccgttaaaaaaaaagtttcatttttcatctcaaccggttgtaatctttacacatttatattgaTTTAACTGATTCACGAtgcatcatttattttaataatcgctATTACATCCTTAGAAAGCAGTATAAGGAAAACTGATGAGTACATCAAATGCACGAAAGGCTGAATTTCTTTTGTTGTACAGCAGCTATATTGACACATTTTGTAGTAATAAATATAAAGACACCCAAACCTGAACACACTTACAACCACAGGTTATCACATTCACACTTTATCAGGAGTCCATGCCTCACAAATTAAGCTTCACAATCTGCAGATCAAAGAAAGAAAACGCATTCAGTGTGAAGGACTTTTTAAAAGTGGCATTACaaacattttagtttagtttctttTCTGATAATGTACACATAATGCTGATATTCCACATTTGGTTACAGCTTTGAGGCTTTTATTTAGACAAAGGAAACGGTAACCATAAAATAATGTGTCTAATTCATTACTATAAAAGCTGTTTATTAAAATCAAAACATCTAATGCCTACGTTAAAGTAGAAGCcctgaaaagactaaagtctgacagcTTCTCACATCGAAAGACAAACTCAAGGAGTTTAGATTTTAGAGTTTAGACTTCTTGGTGGTAAAATCTTCTAGTCTGTGACTGAAAATTCAGTGATATTATGACAGATTTCCTtcatcttcaacagggggtcctcagagtcaatgcagggagGCCCCAAATGATTGTCTTAACATTAATCAAACATATTATTAggaaatataaatccccactgatgataggcttactggcctataggtaaggtagtcactaagatatccatccacagatacagttaaggattcaacattaaaacatgatttataaaatcatggcaacaattattaggctatgcaaaaaaaaaaaggtgaaggtCAACCTACACAATATTGTACGCTCAggttaatatgcaacttaatttctACAATATTTGTAGTAGGGgctccctgctctgtctctctttcggttaaggggtccttggcttaaaaaacattgttctagtgtatggtaggcaatAATGTCACAGAAGTTTTAGTCACAGACTAGAAGATtttactaccaagacttaaCAGTGTTATGACCACCTGACACCAAACAGTTGAGACAATGGGAAGTTCCGTTCTCTCAGCAAGACTCTCATGCTTCCGTTCCAATGAAAATGTGTCTGCGACAGtgggaatcgcttgaaaagtcatTTGGGTGTAAGGTTGGCATAAAGCACATTCACATGATTTCTAATATGTATAGTatcagaaataataatacaactCCTGTTACACAACCGTTTCACTGTATACATGGATATTATCACATTTTATACAAACTTACTTCATTCAGCAGCCCATAAACCTCCACTCTGTAGTCTGTAATGAAAAAGGGAAATGCATTAAACCAGAATATTGCATAACCTCACATTAAAACAATGTAGTTTCACTGTTTAGGGCATTCAGATTCACATACTCTACTTTTAAGTATCCATAACATGATTCATAAAAGTGTACAACAGAAAACCTTTTCACACTTGTTTGTAAAGAACCAAGAAACGCATTATCCTTTACTACCAGCTGTTTCATAGAACTtcaaaagaaaaagtcataatgatGTTAAGGTGATTGATGGCCAAGCC encodes the following:
- the LOC144516131 gene encoding odorant receptor 131-2-like; amino-acid sequence: MLVWLALSVINGSMVHTFLRNSLFYENPRYIMFIAMVINDALQLSLVTALYVVSYIFRMIHASVCCFLIMTAVLTTRSTPLILAGMAVERYISICFPLHYGQMCTVPRTLLLIGVILILTAAPPATDLLITLVYQPLSFFRTSIFCDHPLLFRHQSIYYKNCVFDGLYLSFVALTLLYTYCKIMLAAQAASTGLASVKRARNTVLLHGLQLLLCLLAFVVPSLQAALISLFPSFSLEIRYIFFLVVYIIPRFMSPVIYGFRDEQFRKHLKMSICILMYSFIQ